One Planctomicrobium piriforme genomic window, AGACCCAGTTCCCGGCAAGCGTCGGTGAACTGCACATTCAACGTCGGATCGGCCACCATGCGATCAGCCGAATAACCTGCATGCGTTGCTTCGAACGCCTTCAGCACTCCCTCCATCGTCAGTTGCTGCTGCCGCTCGGCCGCCAGTTGCATCCGCTCATCGCTGTTCGCCTGCACCACATCCTGACGACGTGAGCGCTTGCCAGGGACGACAGAACTCCTGCCTGTCTTCGGCGCACTCATGTTCGGTTCCGGCGACCCATCCAGCGGGTCTCCCACGCGGATAGAGTCCAGCCGGCGTGTCCCCAGCTTCACATACTCTTCGGAAAGATCGAAACCTAGATATTTCCGCCCCAGCTTCTTGGCGACCGCTGCCGTCGTCGCGCTTCCAGAAAAAGGATCGAGAACCACAGCCTCTTTTTCCGAACAGGTCCGAATGATCCGACCCAGCAATTGCTCAGGCATCTGGCAGCCGTGAAACCCTGCCCGTTCCTTGAACGTCCCGGCCACTCGCGGGAAGTACCAGGTATCCTCATTCGGTTGCAGCCTGTCTTCCAGATCCTGCGGGCGGATGATCCAGGTGTCGTCCGGCAAACGCCCTTTCGGGTTCGCTCGGGAATCGTTGTAGACGAGCTGTCGCGCGGACGGGATGCGGTTTTCCGGATCGTCCGCCAGGAACACAAAGTCGTTGGGATCTTTGACGAAGTGAAACAGATGGGCATGCGATCGGGTGAACTTCCGCGAGCAGTTCACGCCGAACGTGTAATACCAGATCACCCAGCTTCGGCAGTGAAACCCGATCTTCTGCGATTCCACTTTCAGCTCGGCGGCATACTCATCGCCAATCGCGAGCCAGAACGTGCCGTTGCTCTTCAGCACGCGATGCACCGCCTTGATCCACTGCGACGACCAATCCAGGTACTTCGTGAACGGCAGTGAGTCCGAGTAAACGTCGTACTCGAAACCGATGTTGAAAGGAGGATCGGCAAACACAAGATCCACGCTCCCGGCCTTCAGCCGGTTCATCTCGCGAATGCAGTCTCCATGACGGATCGTGTTCATCTCATCCACCTCATTCCAATGCCAACCGCCGCAAATGTGACAAAGTCACGTTCTTCGCATGCCCTTACACCCCGCTGGGAAGAACGGTTTCCCATCTAACCCCCTCGCCCCGGTACTCCGGGGAGAGGGCCGGGGTGAGGGGCAATTACCCGCCCCAGCACCTTCAATCCACCCAACACAGCAAACGCCCCCCCAGCGCACAATTGTTCCCTACATCTTACTCGCTCCGCAGGATTGTTGAAGCCCACCTTCACGAAACCCACACGAATCTAACCCGATCACCTCGTCCGACGACCCCCACCCCCACCGCGTGCCACGGCTGTGTCAGCCGTGCGAATCCAGAACACCGGACGATTTGCTTCCCAGTCAGTCCACGACTTCGGCCAATCGCGAGCAGCTCCCCGTACTGGCTCGCAGAGCGGTGGCACCTTGAAAAAAAACGCAAACCAACCAGGGCACCCGACTCTACTATGCTTAGTTTAGTTCGGTTTAAGACATAATCAGGAAATGTCGAGCAAACTGACCTGCTGCTCATCCCCCAACTTAAATGTAAATTTATTTCGGTATCTCTGCGCAATGCGGCGGCCGCTAGGCCTTAACGGACGAACAGACTTTACCAATAGATTCGGTATGTGATTAAAGTGGATCGCTAGCCGCTTCGATTCACGGCCTTCTGGAAACCGAATAACCAACATTAGATGCTCACTAAGCGGCAATGACATTTCATCAAGAACCGAAACACCTTCTCCAGCAAGGCGATGCGTTTTCCAGGCAACCGGCACCACTTTATCTGCCAGCGCAACTGTAACCCTGACAACATTCAAGCGATAACGCGAATCACCATGTTTCAAATAAAACTTCGATGCTGGAATGTCATACAGATGGCCTACAAATCCATCGTGCATTTCTAGAAGGGAGTTCCAGCGATCAGGTGGCAGTCTCTGCTCTACTTGCTTTTTCGCAAACTCCCGAAGCGTTCCATGAGAACAATCGTGCAGTTCACACCGAACTTGAGATTTAAACATCGCCTCAGAATCTAACTTTTCCGGCAGTTCGTCCAAAAAATACGCTTCGATCTTAGTAGGAGATGGAGCAATTTTGATGCGAAGCAGCATCAAAGTGCGAGTCCAATCGGAAGCCTCCGCTTCTGCCAACGTAAAGATAGGGATACCGTAAGATTCCGCCGCTTTCTTTGCGGCCTTTGAAAAACCCGCCGAATGCACAGCGATCATTTTCGCAAGCCTACAGTCATCTCTTTGCTGCTTCAGATCTCGAATCCAGCCAGGATTTGCT contains:
- a CDS encoding restriction endonuclease, whose amino-acid sequence is MPKRTNRFQTLFFEIQRVIADNGTVVVESDELMNHSTGNREEIDVVIRFQNSGYFYVVGIQCRDHKRKANPGWIRDLKQQRDDCRLAKMIAVHSAGFSKAAKKAAESYGIPIFTLAEAEASDWTRTLMLLRIKIAPSPTKIEAYFLDELPEKLDSEAMFKSQVRCELHDCSHGTLREFAKKQVEQRLPPDRWNSLLEMHDGFVGHLYDIPASKFYLKHGDSRYRLNVVRVTVALADKVVPVAWKTHRLAGEGVSVLDEMSLPLSEHLMLVIRFPEGRESKRLAIHFNHIPNLLVKSVRPLRPSGRRIAQRYRNKFTFKLGDEQQVSLLDIS
- a CDS encoding DNA methyltransferase encodes the protein MNTIRHGDCIREMNRLKAGSVDLVFADPPFNIGFEYDVYSDSLPFTKYLDWSSQWIKAVHRVLKSNGTFWLAIGDEYAAELKVESQKIGFHCRSWVIWYYTFGVNCSRKFTRSHAHLFHFVKDPNDFVFLADDPENRIPSARQLVYNDSRANPKGRLPDDTWIIRPQDLEDRLQPNEDTWYFPRVAGTFKERAGFHGCQMPEQLLGRIIRTCSEKEAVVLDPFSGSATTAAVAKKLGRKYLGFDLSEEYVKLGTRRLDSIRVGDPLDGSPEPNMSAPKTGRSSVVPGKRSRRQDVVQANSDERMQLAAERQQQLTMEGVLKAFEATHAGYSADRMVADPTLNVQFTDACRELGLMGEPRSWNTLLFRLRKAGKLSTFATTERTALDWKDCDPFLFASEIAWGMLLDEEKAASLDEILGDPILAAEFDGIARRFAPGFDSLHYRWAALKLRKQSHQSKTRAESICLPQKLGKSLSVVDFDPESAPNGSGVYVLGSKKHRKLYVGQAIHLRDRLAGQFAHDRRELWLGYADQHQIKPKDFGIWIRPLQQARPGETMAWQKRLVQEYQPVFNPDLGS